Proteins from one Brevibacillus humidisoli genomic window:
- a CDS encoding aspartate aminotransferase family protein, producing MSTYKRLPIAIVRGEGNYLYDTEGKSYLDLFTGLAVSVLGHSHPAIVRALQQQGAAFLHISNIFLNTPAIQLARRLVEHSIPGKVFFTNSGAEATEAAIKLIHKWTVRDGGRRAGIAVLKNSFHGRTLGALRLTRQAHVYQDFPSPDIPVYELEANDLDQLRQLCRENRPAALLMEPVLGSGGIIPLSEEYLRQAEEICRQEGILLCMDEIQTGIGRTGELFAYQHAGITPDLILFAKGVGGGLPLGGIIGGEKLMNLFEPGDHGSTFAPSPLSAALGNAVLDVLLDAEFLQHVRDTAAYLQKSLQQLVELEPNLCQEIRGKGMMAGIVIHASPEAVRELQQGLLDEGILVDITQKTIIRLLPPLTITQQEIDRFVETFRRSLTNLGEKKGI from the coding sequence ATGTCCACCTATAAACGATTGCCGATTGCCATTGTCAGAGGAGAAGGCAACTATCTGTACGATACGGAAGGAAAATCATATCTTGACTTGTTTACCGGCCTGGCAGTCAGCGTATTAGGCCACTCGCATCCGGCAATCGTCCGCGCCCTGCAGCAGCAGGGTGCGGCTTTTCTGCACATCTCTAACATCTTTTTAAACACGCCGGCTATTCAACTGGCCCGCCGTTTAGTGGAGCATTCCATACCAGGCAAAGTGTTTTTCACCAACTCAGGTGCAGAGGCTACTGAAGCAGCGATCAAACTGATCCACAAGTGGACGGTCCGGGATGGTGGGCGGAGAGCGGGCATTGCCGTGTTGAAAAACAGTTTTCACGGACGAACGCTGGGGGCCCTGCGGCTCACCCGCCAAGCTCACGTTTATCAAGATTTTCCTAGCCCTGACATCCCTGTCTATGAGCTGGAAGCCAACGATCTGGACCAGCTGCGGCAGCTGTGCAGGGAAAACCGGCCAGCGGCACTGCTGATGGAGCCGGTACTCGGTTCAGGTGGAATTATCCCGCTTTCAGAGGAGTATTTGCGTCAGGCTGAAGAGATTTGCCGTCAGGAAGGCATCCTGTTATGCATGGATGAAATCCAGACAGGCATCGGCCGAACGGGAGAGTTGTTCGCCTATCAGCATGCGGGAATCACCCCTGATCTGATCCTGTTTGCCAAAGGGGTAGGCGGTGGATTGCCGCTCGGTGGTATCATAGGCGGAGAGAAGCTGATGAATCTGTTTGAGCCGGGTGACCACGGCAGCACGTTTGCCCCTTCTCCGTTAAGCGCGGCACTGGGCAATGCGGTCCTTGACGTACTGCTGGACGCAGAGTTTTTGCAGCACGTCCGAGACACCGCTGCCTATCTGCAGAAATCTCTGCAGCAACTGGTCGAACTGGAACCGAATCTGTGTCAGGAGATACGCGGCAAAGGCATGATGGCTGGCATCGTCATCCATGCTTCCCCCGAGGCAGTGCGTGAACTGCAGCAAGGTTTGCTCGACGAGGGCATCCTCGTTGATATCACACAAAAGACGATTATTCGCCTGCTGCCGCCGCTGACGATCACACAGCAGGAGATTGACCGCTTCGTCGAGACATTCCGTCGTTCGCTGACCAATCTGGGTGAAAAGAAAGGAATATGA
- a CDS encoding GapA-binding peptide SR1P, with the protein MGTIVCQSCGSIITHFESNQVKTLYSVAGCRCSKTEQEDEE; encoded by the coding sequence ATGGGGACGATCGTATGCCAAAGCTGCGGTTCGATCATCACACATTTTGAATCGAACCAGGTGAAAACGCTTTACAGTGTGGCTGGCTGCAGATGCAGCAAAACAGAACAAGAGGATGAAGAATAG
- a CDS encoding DUF1885 family protein — MNLQSAYIYFAEGSTIPKATVDDVKAKLQRYIEMTKKTGEQLGWDYGDAAFPYNIEEPADGKDSWFLLRGKDPKSYKYIIMGVGSETAADSEKNYIQISLPETATHGDKSKANEFCRYLAKEFKAELHLFNGRIQYFQPRKP, encoded by the coding sequence GTGAACCTGCAATCGGCCTACATCTACTTCGCAGAAGGCTCCACCATCCCCAAGGCGACAGTCGACGACGTGAAAGCAAAACTTCAGCGCTACATAGAGATGACCAAAAAAACGGGTGAACAGTTGGGCTGGGATTATGGAGATGCTGCCTTTCCCTACAATATCGAAGAGCCAGCAGACGGGAAGGATTCCTGGTTTTTGCTGAGAGGGAAGGATCCAAAATCCTACAAATACATCATCATGGGAGTCGGCAGTGAAACAGCAGCGGACAGCGAAAAAAACTATATCCAGATCTCGCTGCCGGAGACGGCAACCCACGGCGACAAAAGCAAAGCGAACGAGTTCTGCCGATATCTGGCCAAGGAATTTAAGGCAGAGCTTCACCTGTTTAATGGACGTATCCAGTATTTTCAACCCCGTAAACCGTAG
- a CDS encoding MarR family winged helix-turn-helix transcriptional regulator: MLGSEVQQVQEALYTLRSINVVNKEDWERAAKLVDLDSSVQLNILWIVCCYEGVRVTQIAEWTFWHPSSIVIHIKKLMDKGLVTIGKSDFDGRVVNVYPTDAGRQVIETSRSSTTSIFRLSQAMEQLRQRYSEGVVTIFFECLTFLAESLHGTEKVRWIKESESRLAMDTELVHPNKQTAQR; this comes from the coding sequence ATGCTAGGTTCAGAAGTACAGCAAGTACAGGAAGCATTGTACACGTTGCGGTCGATTAATGTTGTCAACAAGGAAGACTGGGAGCGTGCCGCCAAGCTGGTCGATCTCGATTCATCCGTCCAACTGAACATTCTCTGGATTGTCTGCTGCTATGAGGGTGTCCGCGTTACACAGATTGCAGAGTGGACGTTCTGGCATCCTTCGTCTATTGTCATTCACATCAAAAAACTGATGGATAAAGGATTGGTCACGATTGGCAAATCCGATTTCGACGGCCGGGTGGTGAACGTCTATCCAACAGATGCAGGCCGACAGGTGATCGAGACAAGTCGAAGCAGCACCACTTCCATCTTTCGTCTGTCACAGGCTATGGAACAGTTGAGGCAACGGTACAGCGAAGGTGTCGTGACGATCTTCTTTGAGTGTCTGACGTTTCTTGCCGAATCGCTCCATGGAACAGAAAAAGTTCGCTGGATCAAAGAGAGTGAGAGTCGTCTAGCGATGGATACAGAGCTTGTCCATCCAAACAAACAGACGGCTCAGCGTTAA
- a CDS encoding DUF3055 domain-containing protein, translating into MDRFDNLYDLSETANVRFMGFVSEMTRYDFGIVFTHRFYGKPLVICMQTGQSTLLSSEDVGNPSFLQKAFRLPCLEEAQQLSEYLQDHLPPMPFEENQY; encoded by the coding sequence ATGGACCGTTTTGACAATTTGTACGATTTAAGTGAAACGGCAAATGTTCGTTTCATGGGCTTCGTATCGGAAATGACGCGATACGATTTTGGGATCGTTTTTACACACCGGTTTTATGGAAAGCCGCTTGTCATTTGCATGCAAACGGGTCAGTCTACCCTTCTCAGCTCAGAGGATGTGGGAAATCCGTCGTTCTTGCAAAAAGCTTTCCGGTTGCCCTGTCTGGAGGAAGCCCAACAGCTGTCTGAATATTTGCAGGACCATTTGCCACCTATGCCTTTTGAAGAAAACCAATACTGA
- a CDS encoding alpha/beta hydrolase: MKLFRRNWPISEAKGSVVLVHGTAEHSGRYEHVAAYINRCGYAVYAGDLPGWGRSPGLKGHVDTFQDYLETVRDWLDTARAEADAADIPLYLMGHSLGGLIAVRLLQQLQRQDQLKVNGLILSSPCLKLRLAVPAWKARIAGGLNQLWPKLRMSNQIAPWQVTRDETVRRQYRVDPMVYNKVSVRWYCELQEAMKAAMAEADKVTVPLLVLQAGDDQLVDPEAVALFVKQAKATDKTFQLYSGLYHEVLNEPERDQVLTAIGEWLQGHENSIRQM, from the coding sequence ATGAAGTTATTTCGACGCAACTGGCCGATTTCCGAAGCAAAAGGCAGCGTTGTCCTGGTCCACGGAACAGCGGAACATTCCGGGCGCTATGAACATGTTGCAGCCTATATCAACCGATGCGGCTACGCGGTATACGCAGGGGATCTGCCAGGGTGGGGGAGATCGCCGGGCCTGAAGGGACATGTGGATACATTTCAAGACTACCTGGAGACGGTGCGTGACTGGCTGGATACAGCCCGTGCAGAAGCGGATGCTGCGGATATTCCTCTTTACTTGATGGGCCACAGTCTGGGGGGGCTGATCGCGGTCCGTTTGCTTCAGCAGCTTCAGAGGCAGGATCAGCTGAAGGTGAATGGTCTCATCCTCTCTTCTCCCTGTCTAAAGCTGCGTTTGGCTGTTCCAGCATGGAAGGCGCGAATAGCCGGTGGACTCAACCAACTCTGGCCCAAGCTGCGGATGTCGAACCAGATCGCCCCCTGGCAGGTAACCAGGGATGAGACCGTTCGCCGACAGTATCGTGTAGATCCCATGGTATACAATAAAGTTAGTGTACGCTGGTATTGCGAACTGCAGGAAGCGATGAAAGCGGCGATGGCCGAAGCAGACAAAGTGACTGTACCTCTATTGGTCCTGCAGGCTGGCGACGATCAACTGGTCGATCCGGAAGCTGTGGCGCTTTTCGTCAAGCAAGCAAAGGCGACAGACAAGACGTTTCAACTCTATTCCGGGCTGTATCATGAGGTGCTCAACGAACCGGAACGTGACCAGGTATTGACTGCCATCGGAGAATGGCTTCAGGGACATGAAAACTCCATTCGACAAATGTGA
- a CDS encoding N-acetyldiaminopimelate deacetylase yields MTLPTLVQIRRDLHQIPEPGFQEVKTQRYLLDYLSALPAARFSIKTWRTGILVKVHGTNPSRMLAWRADMDGLPIEEETSYPFRSVHPGYMHACGHDMHMTIALGILTHFVHHPIKDDLLFIFQPAEEGPGGAQPMLASEELAAWRPDAIFALHIAPEYPVGTIALRQGILFANTSELFIELTGKGGHAAYPHRANDMVVAASHLVTQLQTIVSRNVDPLDSAVITIGKIEGGSRQNIIAEKARIEGTIRTMSMDSMQRVKERIEALVQGVEVGFACRASIDYGCTYSQVYNDPALTGEFMEWAGEREDIQLIECSAAMTGEDFGYFLAEIPGFLFWMGAETPYGLHHAKIEPSEQTIDVAVRLVTDYFAWKSDQAE; encoded by the coding sequence ATGACATTGCCGACGCTGGTACAGATCAGACGAGACTTGCACCAGATTCCCGAACCGGGTTTTCAGGAAGTAAAAACACAGCGTTACTTGCTGGACTACTTGTCCGCTCTGCCTGCTGCACGGTTCTCGATCAAGACGTGGCGGACCGGTATCTTGGTGAAAGTGCATGGGACAAATCCGTCCCGGATGTTGGCCTGGCGCGCCGACATGGACGGACTGCCGATTGAGGAGGAGACGAGCTATCCTTTTCGCTCTGTTCACCCGGGCTACATGCACGCCTGCGGTCACGACATGCACATGACGATTGCTCTGGGCATCCTCACCCATTTTGTGCATCATCCGATCAAAGATGATCTGCTGTTTATCTTTCAACCGGCCGAAGAAGGGCCGGGCGGTGCACAGCCGATGCTTGCCAGCGAAGAATTGGCAGCGTGGCGTCCAGACGCGATTTTTGCCCTGCACATTGCCCCTGAGTATCCGGTCGGGACAATCGCGCTACGACAAGGCATCTTGTTTGCCAATACGTCCGAATTGTTTATCGAACTAACCGGAAAAGGAGGCCACGCCGCTTATCCGCACAGGGCCAACGACATGGTGGTAGCAGCCAGTCATTTGGTTACACAACTGCAGACGATCGTCTCCCGCAACGTTGATCCGCTCGACTCAGCGGTGATCACCATCGGCAAGATCGAGGGCGGGAGCAGGCAGAACATCATCGCCGAAAAAGCGCGAATAGAAGGAACCATACGTACCATGTCGATGGATTCGATGCAGAGAGTAAAAGAGCGGATTGAAGCGCTTGTTCAAGGAGTGGAAGTTGGCTTTGCATGCCGCGCCTCGATCGATTACGGTTGTACGTACTCTCAAGTATACAACGATCCGGCACTGACTGGTGAGTTCATGGAGTGGGCTGGTGAGCGCGAGGACATCCAGCTGATTGAGTGCAGTGCTGCCATGACCGGTGAGGACTTTGGCTATTTTCTGGCTGAAATCCCGGGCTTCCTGTTCTGGATGGGGGCCGAAACCCCCTATGGCCTACACCATGCCAAGATTGAACCAAGCGAGCAGACGATCGACGTGGCTGTCCGATTGGTCACCGATTACTTTGCCTGGAAGTCGGACCAAGCTGAATGA
- a CDS encoding DUF4912 domain-containing protein, which yields MKKNPARSSTDEGPSIRIAWRDDQSIMANWEMTDSFRQEVEQDFSIPFSELPLVLRLYDVTDREDIKEDGTDLYTDFDINHLSSEWILYGVTAGLTYRVDLGIRMLNGRFYSLTRSEAIS from the coding sequence ATGAAGAAAAATCCCGCGCGATCATCGACAGATGAGGGCCCGAGTATACGGATTGCCTGGAGAGACGATCAGTCAATCATGGCCAATTGGGAGATGACGGACAGTTTTCGGCAGGAAGTGGAGCAGGATTTCTCCATCCCATTTTCGGAATTACCGCTGGTGTTGCGGTTGTATGATGTGACCGACCGTGAGGATATCAAGGAAGATGGTACCGATCTCTATACCGACTTTGATATCAACCATCTCTCCTCGGAATGGATTCTGTATGGCGTTACAGCTGGCCTTACCTATCGCGTCGATCTGGGGATTCGCATGCTAAACGGACGATTTTATTCGCTGACACGTTCTGAAGCCATATCGTAG